The Streptomyces sp. NBC_00344 genome includes a window with the following:
- the tatC gene encoding twin-arginine translocase subunit TatC, which produces MLVSARKQDKDAEGRMPLVEHLRELRNRLVKSLLAIVIASVFSAMFYERILEFFTDPILHAVGCNTSFTELAKQHSANCARIVQNGLLAPFTLALKISLTGGVALASPVWLYQLWAFIAPGLHKKEKKYALSFVATGFPLFAMGAYFAYWTLPKMATVMLQFAVIGTDNQLPLEDLLDLITRMIVVFGLAFELPLLLVMLNFGGILTGKRLLGWWRGMIMGITVFAAVATPSTDPISMLALAGPIWVMYFGAVAVSLVNDKRRRLRDAEGPDDDEASDLDLAPEDIGEIERVTTPALPEQSDGGRSSRLNGYDDAT; this is translated from the coding sequence TTGCTCGTGTCTGCCCGCAAACAGGACAAGGATGCCGAGGGGCGCATGCCCCTTGTGGAGCACCTGCGTGAGCTGCGCAACCGGCTGGTGAAGAGCCTGCTGGCGATCGTGATCGCCTCGGTCTTCTCGGCCATGTTCTATGAACGGATCCTTGAGTTCTTCACCGACCCGATCCTGCATGCGGTGGGGTGCAACACCAGTTTCACGGAGCTGGCCAAGCAGCACAGCGCCAACTGTGCCCGCATCGTGCAGAACGGTCTCCTGGCGCCGTTCACGCTGGCCCTCAAGATCTCTTTGACGGGCGGTGTGGCCCTGGCATCACCGGTCTGGCTCTACCAGCTGTGGGCGTTCATCGCCCCGGGTCTGCACAAGAAGGAGAAGAAGTACGCACTCTCGTTCGTCGCCACGGGCTTCCCGCTGTTCGCGATGGGCGCGTACTTCGCCTACTGGACGCTGCCCAAGATGGCGACCGTGATGCTTCAGTTCGCCGTCATCGGTACCGACAACCAGCTGCCTCTCGAGGATCTGCTGGACCTCATCACACGCATGATCGTAGTTTTCGGCCTGGCCTTCGAGCTGCCGCTGTTGCTGGTCATGCTGAACTTCGGCGGCATCCTCACCGGCAAGAGACTGCTTGGCTGGTGGCGCGGGATGATCATGGGAATCACGGTCTTCGCCGCGGTCGCGACCCCCAGCACGGACCCCATCTCGATGCTGGCTCTGGCCGGCCCGATCTGGGTGATGTATTTCGGAGCCGTCGCGGTCTCTCTGGTGAACGACAAGCGGCGCAGGCTTCGCGATGCCGAGGGCCCGGACGACGACGAGGCCTCCGACCTCGATCTCGCCCCTGAGGACATCGGCGAGATCGAGCGCGTGACCACCCCCGCCCTGCCCGAGCAGTCGGACGGCGGAAGGTCGAGCAGGCTCAACGGTTACGACGACGCCACCTGA
- a CDS encoding diacylglycerol kinase, whose amino-acid sequence MTSEITLFVNPTAGRGRGAHAAQPAASALRDAGYSVRTVLGADAGDALRRAREAVHGGTGALIAVGGDGMINLALQAVAGTRTPLGVVAAGTGNDFARALGVPVLDPASAGRFAADALKAGNIRDIDLGRVGDRWFGTVLASGFDSRVNDRGNRMRWPAGRFKYDLAMVAELAAFRPFPYRIALDDGPVREIEATLIAVGNGSSYGGGMRICAGAELDDGYFDITVVGDCSRATLVKVFPRVYRGTHIGHPKVMVHRVRKVMLEAAGITAYADGEPLGALPVTAECVPGAVRVIAP is encoded by the coding sequence GTGACCAGCGAGATCACCCTTTTCGTCAATCCCACCGCAGGGCGCGGCCGGGGCGCGCATGCCGCGCAGCCGGCCGCTTCGGCATTGCGGGACGCGGGCTATTCGGTACGGACGGTGCTCGGCGCCGACGCGGGCGACGCACTGCGCCGGGCGCGCGAGGCTGTCCACGGGGGAACCGGAGCACTGATAGCCGTCGGTGGGGACGGCATGATCAACCTCGCCCTGCAGGCCGTGGCCGGCACCCGGACCCCGCTCGGCGTGGTGGCGGCCGGCACCGGCAACGACTTCGCCAGGGCGCTCGGTGTGCCGGTCCTCGATCCTGCGTCCGCCGGCCGGTTCGCGGCCGATGCGCTCAAAGCCGGGAACATCAGGGACATCGACCTGGGCAGGGTGGGCGACCGGTGGTTCGGGACCGTGCTCGCCTCCGGCTTCGACTCGCGGGTCAATGACCGCGGGAACCGGATGCGATGGCCGGCCGGACGATTCAAGTACGACCTGGCCATGGTTGCCGAGCTGGCGGCGTTCCGCCCGTTCCCGTACCGGATCGCACTCGACGACGGACCGGTACGGGAGATCGAGGCGACACTGATCGCCGTCGGCAACGGCTCGTCCTACGGCGGCGGGATGCGGATATGCGCCGGGGCCGAGCTGGACGACGGATACTTCGACATCACGGTGGTCGGGGACTGCTCACGCGCGACCCTCGTCAAGGTCTTCCCCCGGGTCTACCGGGGGACCCACATCGGGCATCCCAAGGTCATGGTGCACCGGGTGCGCAAGGTCATGCTGGAGGCCGCGGGCATCACCGCGTACGCGGACGGCGAACCGCTCGGCGCGCTGCCGGTGACCGCCGAGTGCGTTCCCGGCGCGGTCAGGGTCATCGCACCATGA
- a CDS encoding DEAD/DEAH box helicase, with protein MTEDLSPAERYAAARVRAAEEATALAPFRDMYDFELDPFQIEACQALEAGKGVLVAAPTGSGKTIVGEFAVHLALQQGRKCFYTTPIKALSNQKYADLARRYGADKVGLLTGDNSVNAGAPVVVMTTEVLRNMLYAGSQALLGLGHVVMDEVHYLSDRFRGAVWEEVIIHLPESVTLVSLSATVSNAEEFGDWLDTVRGDTEVIVSEHRPVPLWQHVLAGRRMYDLFEESTDHGGRGGAKREVNPDLLRMARQENQRTYNPRDRRRGKMVREADRERERRSRSRIWTPSRPEVIARLDAEGLLPAITFIFSRAACEAAVQQCLHAGLRLNPEEARQTVRELVEERTAAIPREDLHVLGYYEWLEGLERGIAAHHAGMLPTFKEVVEELFVRGLVKAVFATETLALGINMPARSVVLEKLVKWNGEQHADITPGEYTQLTGRAGRRGIDVEGHAVVLWQRGMDPVGLAGLAGTRTYPLRSSFKPSYNMAVNLVQQFGRHRSRELLETSFAQFQADKSVVGISKQVQKNEEGIAGYREGMTCHLGDFEEYARLRRDLKDRETELAKQGAAQRRAAAASSLEKLKPGDVIHVPTGKFAGLALVLDPGLPAGRANGHRGFEMQDGPRPLVLTAERQVKRLAPIDFPVPVEALDRMRVPKSFNARSPQSRRDLASALRTKAGHIVPDRHRKQRSTAADDREIARLRSELRAHPCHGCDEREDHARWAERYHRLQRDTRQLERRIEGRTNTIARTFDRIYALLTELDYLRGDEATEHGKRLARLYGELDLLASECLRAGVWEGLSPAELAACASALVFEARQSDDAVTPKVPSGRAKTALGEMVRIWGRLDALEEDFKINQTEGVGQREPDLGFAWAAYQWASGRGLDEVLRDAEMPAGDFVRWCKQVIDVLGQIAAAAPGADSTVSRNARKAVDAVRRGVVAYSSVG; from the coding sequence ATGACCGAGGACCTTTCGCCCGCTGAGCGATACGCAGCCGCCCGGGTACGTGCTGCTGAAGAGGCCACCGCGCTGGCCCCCTTCCGTGACATGTACGACTTCGAGCTCGATCCCTTCCAGATCGAGGCGTGCCAGGCACTGGAGGCCGGCAAGGGAGTGCTCGTCGCGGCACCCACCGGATCCGGGAAGACCATCGTCGGCGAATTCGCCGTGCACCTCGCCCTGCAACAGGGCCGCAAATGCTTCTACACCACGCCCATCAAGGCCCTGTCCAACCAGAAGTACGCGGATCTGGCCAGGCGCTACGGCGCCGACAAGGTCGGCCTGCTCACCGGCGACAACAGCGTGAACGCCGGTGCGCCCGTGGTGGTCATGACCACCGAGGTGCTGCGCAACATGCTGTACGCGGGCTCGCAGGCACTGCTCGGCCTCGGACATGTCGTGATGGACGAGGTGCACTATCTCTCCGACCGGTTCCGCGGCGCGGTCTGGGAGGAAGTGATCATTCACCTCCCCGAGTCGGTCACCCTGGTCTCGCTCTCCGCCACGGTGTCCAACGCCGAGGAGTTCGGGGACTGGCTGGACACCGTCCGTGGCGACACCGAGGTGATCGTCTCCGAGCACCGGCCGGTGCCGTTGTGGCAGCACGTGCTCGCCGGACGCCGGATGTACGACCTCTTCGAGGAGTCGACCGACCACGGCGGCAGGGGCGGGGCCAAGCGGGAGGTCAACCCCGATCTGCTGCGGATGGCCCGGCAGGAGAACCAGCGCACCTACAACCCCCGCGACCGCCGGCGCGGCAAGATGGTGCGCGAAGCGGACCGGGAGCGCGAGCGCCGCTCGCGCAGCCGCATCTGGACCCCCAGCAGGCCCGAGGTCATCGCGCGGCTCGACGCCGAGGGGCTGCTCCCGGCGATCACCTTCATCTTCAGCCGGGCCGCCTGCGAGGCCGCGGTCCAGCAGTGCCTCCACGCGGGTCTCCGGCTCAACCCCGAGGAGGCGCGCCAGACGGTCCGTGAACTGGTCGAGGAACGCACCGCAGCGATCCCCCGCGAGGACCTGCATGTGCTGGGGTACTACGAGTGGCTGGAAGGTCTGGAGCGGGGCATCGCGGCGCACCACGCCGGGATGCTGCCGACCTTCAAGGAGGTCGTCGAGGAACTCTTCGTGCGCGGTCTGGTCAAGGCCGTGTTCGCGACGGAGACCCTGGCGCTGGGCATCAACATGCCGGCCCGCTCGGTGGTGCTCGAGAAGCTGGTCAAGTGGAACGGCGAGCAGCACGCCGACATCACTCCCGGCGAGTACACCCAGCTCACAGGACGTGCCGGGAGGCGCGGCATCGACGTCGAGGGTCACGCCGTGGTGCTCTGGCAGCGCGGCATGGACCCGGTGGGGCTCGCCGGGCTGGCCGGTACGCGTACCTATCCGCTGCGCTCCAGCTTCAAGCCCTCGTACAACATGGCGGTGAATCTGGTGCAGCAGTTCGGGCGGCACCGCTCGCGCGAGCTGCTGGAGACCTCCTTCGCGCAGTTCCAGGCCGACAAGTCCGTCGTCGGCATCTCCAAGCAGGTGCAGAAGAACGAGGAGGGGATCGCGGGCTACCGGGAGGGCATGACCTGCCACCTGGGCGACTTCGAGGAGTACGCACGGCTGCGCCGCGACCTCAAGGACCGTGAGACGGAGCTGGCCAAGCAGGGGGCCGCACAGCGCCGCGCGGCGGCCGCGAGTTCGCTGGAGAAGCTCAAACCCGGCGACGTGATCCATGTGCCGACCGGCAAGTTCGCGGGCCTCGCGCTGGTCCTGGACCCCGGACTGCCGGCCGGGCGGGCCAACGGGCACCGCGGCTTCGAGATGCAGGACGGGCCGAGGCCGCTCGTGCTGACCGCGGAGCGGCAGGTCAAGCGTCTCGCGCCGATCGACTTCCCGGTGCCGGTCGAGGCACTGGACCGGATGCGCGTCCCCAAGTCCTTCAACGCCCGCTCCCCGCAGTCGCGGCGCGATCTGGCATCGGCACTGCGCACCAAGGCCGGGCACATCGTGCCCGACCGGCACCGCAAGCAGCGGTCCACCGCCGCCGACGACCGTGAGATCGCCAGGTTGCGCAGCGAGCTGCGTGCGCATCCCTGCCACGGCTGCGACGAGCGCGAGGACCACGCGCGCTGGGCCGAGCGGTATCACCGCCTGCAGCGGGACACCCGGCAGCTGGAGCGCCGGATCGAGGGCCGGACGAACACCATCGCCCGCACCTTCGACCGTATCTACGCGCTGCTGACCGAACTGGACTATCTGCGCGGCGACGAGGCGACCGAGCACGGCAAGCGCCTCGCCCGGCTCTACGGTGAGCTGGACCTGCTGGCATCGGAGTGCCTGCGCGCCGGTGTCTGGGAGGGCCTCAGCCCCGCGGAGCTCGCCGCCTGCGCGTCGGCGCTGGTCTTCGAGGCCCGGCAGTCCGACGACGCGGTGACACCCAAGGTGCCGTCCGGCAGGGCGAAGACCGCGCTGGGCGAGATGGTCCGCATCTGGGGCAGGCTCGACGCCCTCGAAGAGGACTTCAAGATCAACCAGACGGAGGGTGTGGGGCAGCGCGAGCCGGACCTCGGCTTCGCCTGGGCGGCGTACCAGTGGGCCTCGGGCCGGGGCCTCGACGAGGTGCTGCGCGACGCCGAGATGCCGGCGGGCGACTTCGTCCGCTGGTGCAAACAGGTCATCGACGTGCTCGGCCAGATCGCCGCGGCCGCGCCGGGCGCGGACAGCACGGTCTCCAGGAACGCCCGCAAGGCGGTCGACGCGGTGCGCCGGGGAGTGGTCGCGTACAGCTCCGTCGGCTGA
- a CDS encoding RluA family pseudouridine synthase produces MRRKRPRPPAPLPQREGIDPVRLRLPSDGTWATVRDHLVERLPAGAATVDAMLRDGAFVGADGPVTADTPYAPGASVWFHRDFPDEVPVPYPIDVRYRDDHILVADKPHFLATMPRGSHVTQTALARLRRDLDLPELSPAHRLDRLTAGLILFCVRADERGAYQTLFRDRKVRKEYEAVAPYLPGLTLPHTARSRIEKVPGIVAAFETAGEPNSETRIELTGHRAGLGRYRLTPVTGRTHQIRVHMNALGVPLLGDPFYPVVTDPAPDDFSRPLQLLSRMLEFTDPVTGIEHRFESGRTLRAWTAYEDWASGRP; encoded by the coding sequence ATGAGACGCAAGAGACCCCGCCCGCCGGCGCCCCTGCCGCAGCGGGAGGGCATTGATCCGGTCAGGCTCAGGCTTCCGTCCGACGGGACGTGGGCGACCGTGCGCGATCATCTCGTGGAGCGGCTGCCGGCCGGAGCCGCGACGGTGGACGCGATGCTCCGGGACGGGGCGTTCGTCGGTGCGGACGGGCCGGTGACCGCCGACACCCCGTACGCACCGGGGGCCTCGGTCTGGTTCCACCGCGATTTCCCCGACGAGGTGCCCGTCCCGTATCCCATCGATGTGCGCTATCGCGACGATCACATCCTGGTGGCCGACAAACCGCACTTCCTCGCCACCATGCCCCGCGGCAGCCACGTCACCCAGACCGCGCTGGCCCGGCTCCGGCGGGATCTGGATCTGCCCGAGCTGAGTCCCGCGCACCGCCTCGACCGGCTCACGGCGGGTCTGATCCTGTTCTGTGTGCGAGCCGATGAGCGTGGCGCGTACCAGACCCTCTTCCGCGACCGGAAGGTGCGCAAGGAGTACGAGGCCGTGGCCCCATACCTCCCCGGGCTCACCCTGCCGCACACAGCTCGCAGCCGGATCGAGAAGGTCCCCGGAATCGTCGCCGCCTTCGAGACGGCGGGCGAGCCGAACAGCGAGACCCGGATCGAGCTGACCGGGCACCGCGCGGGACTCGGCCGTTACCGCCTCACCCCGGTCACTGGCCGCACCCATCAGATCCGGGTCCATATGAACGCGCTCGGCGTTCCGCTGCTGGGCGACCCGTTCTACCCGGTGGTCACCGATCCGGCACCGGACGACTTCAGCCGGCCGCTGCAACTGCTGTCGCGGATGCTGGAGTTCACCGACCCGGTCACCGGCATCGAGCACCGCTTCGAGAGTGGCCGCACACTGCGGGCCTGGACGGCGTACGAGGACTGGGCCTCGGGAAGGCCCTGA
- a CDS encoding fasciclin domain-containing protein gives MNTTRSPRLALAVVGAVVLPLALAACSNDDSKTSSAGSKPTPTAAKSSAMDTGKPFGPGCASVPKDGAGSFDGMAKDPVATAASHNPALSTLVTAVKKAGLVDTLNNAKNITVFAPTNDAFNKIPKAQLDKVLNNKAMLTKVLTYHVVGQKLTPKQLENGTYPTLEKSKLTTSGSGTSYKVNDTSNVVCGNVPTANATVYIVDSVLMPK, from the coding sequence ATGAACACCACTCGCTCCCCCCGCCTCGCCCTCGCCGTCGTGGGTGCGGTCGTCCTGCCGCTGGCGCTGGCCGCCTGCTCCAACGACGACTCCAAGACCAGCTCCGCCGGCTCCAAGCCGACGCCCACGGCGGCCAAGAGCAGCGCCATGGACACCGGCAAGCCGTTCGGTCCCGGTTGCGCGTCGGTGCCCAAGGACGGCGCGGGCAGCTTCGACGGCATGGCCAAGGACCCGGTGGCTACCGCGGCTTCCCACAACCCGGCGCTCTCCACGCTGGTCACCGCGGTCAAGAAGGCCGGCCTGGTCGACACGCTGAACAACGCCAAGAACATCACGGTCTTCGCCCCGACCAATGACGCCTTCAACAAGATCCCGAAGGCCCAGCTGGACAAGGTCCTCAACAACAAGGCCATGCTCACCAAGGTGCTCACCTACCACGTGGTGGGCCAGAAGCTCACCCCGAAGCAGCTGGAGAACGGCACGTACCCGACCCTGGAGAAGAGCAAGCTGACCACGTCCGGCTCCGGCACCTCGTACAAGGTCAACGACACGTCCAACGTGGTCTGCGGCAATGTGCCGACGGCCAACGCGACGGTCTACATCGTCGACAGCGTGCTGATGCCGAAGTAA
- a CDS encoding NAD(P)/FAD-dependent oxidoreductase, with protein MVDQRRRTAVVGSGIAGLTAAHVLQRAHDVSLYEADDRLGGHAHTHDIPAADGRVHRVDSGFIVHNERTYPLLLRLFGELGVTTQESEMSMSVRCEGCGLEYAGARGLSGLVAQPRNLFRARYLRMLAEVPLFHRRARQLLAAGGGADGMTLGNFLRRGGFSPYFVSHFMTPLVSAVWSCDPLTALGHPAEPLFRFMDHHGMLAVTGSPVWRTVTGGSARYVERIGKELTALHTSTAVRSVRRTPDGVEITAEDGSAERYDAVVIAVHPDQALRMLTDPSEQERRVLGAFRYSRNPTLLHTDTSVLPRSPRARASWNYLMPHCGSGAERVQVSYDMNRLQRLDAPDRYVVTLNGAGRIAEDRVVDRMVYEHPVQTVESVAAQRLLPDLNSQVTAYAGAYHGSGFHEDGCRSGVAAAAALGVTW; from the coding sequence ATGGTGGACCAGAGGCGCCGGACGGCAGTGGTGGGCAGCGGGATCGCGGGGCTCACGGCCGCGCACGTCCTGCAACGCGCACATGACGTGTCGCTGTACGAGGCCGACGACAGGCTCGGCGGACATGCGCACACCCACGACATACCGGCGGCCGACGGCAGGGTGCACCGTGTCGACTCGGGTTTCATCGTGCACAACGAGCGGACCTATCCCCTGCTGCTCCGGCTCTTCGGTGAACTGGGCGTCACCACCCAGGAGTCGGAGATGAGCATGTCCGTGCGGTGCGAGGGCTGCGGACTCGAATACGCCGGAGCGCGGGGGCTGTCGGGGCTTGTCGCGCAGCCGCGCAACCTCTTCCGGGCCCGCTATCTGCGGATGCTCGCCGAGGTACCGCTCTTCCACCGCAGGGCCCGGCAGCTGCTCGCCGCCGGCGGGGGAGCCGACGGCATGACCCTCGGGAACTTCCTGCGGCGCGGCGGCTTCTCGCCCTACTTCGTCTCGCACTTCATGACACCGCTGGTCTCAGCGGTCTGGTCCTGCGACCCGCTGACGGCACTCGGCCACCCCGCCGAACCGCTCTTCCGCTTCATGGACCACCACGGGATGCTCGCGGTCACCGGCTCCCCGGTCTGGCGCACCGTCACCGGAGGCTCGGCACGGTATGTCGAGCGGATCGGCAAGGAGCTCACCGCCCTGCACACCTCGACCGCGGTCCGGAGCGTGCGGCGCACCCCGGACGGTGTCGAGATCACAGCCGAGGACGGCAGCGCCGAGCGGTACGACGCCGTGGTCATCGCCGTCCATCCCGACCAGGCGCTGCGGATGCTCACCGACCCGAGCGAGCAGGAGCGCCGTGTGCTCGGCGCCTTCCGCTACTCCCGAAACCCCACCCTCCTGCACACGGACACCTCGGTCCTGCCCCGCAGCCCCCGGGCCCGCGCCTCCTGGAACTATCTGATGCCGCACTGCGGCTCGGGGGCCGAGCGGGTACAGGTCAGCTATGACATGAACCGCCTGCAACGGCTCGACGCCCCCGACCGCTATGTGGTCACCCTCAATGGCGCCGGCCGGATCGCCGAGGACCGGGTGGTCGACCGCATGGTGTACGAACACCCCGTCCAGACCGTTGAATCGGTGGCCGCACAGCGCCTGCTTCCGGACCTGAACAGCCAGGTCACCGCCTATGCCGGCGCCTACCACGGCTCGGGCTTCCACGAGGACGGCTGCCGCTCCGGCGTCGCGGCCGCCGCGGCCCTGGGGGTGACCTGGTGA
- a CDS encoding DUF1365 domain-containing protein, whose protein sequence is MVNSVYPCTITHVRTEPLRHSLRHRTYMWVIDPDRPPRMPWPLRLLARFDARDHFGGDEPTVRAGLEKFLAARGVDLAGGSVLMLAHARVLGYVFNPLTVYWCNDADGRPLCVVAEVHNTYGERHCYLLRPDASGQDTVGKEFYVSPFFPVDGDYRMRLPRPGERLNLTVHLERAGTRPFTATVSGERREVTPAVLLRAALRHPWPALAASAAIRIHGIRLYLRGLPVQPRPRHRPQEGMK, encoded by the coding sequence CTGGTGAACTCCGTCTATCCGTGCACCATCACTCATGTGCGGACAGAGCCGCTGCGGCACAGCCTGCGCCACCGCACCTACATGTGGGTGATCGACCCCGACCGGCCGCCCCGGATGCCCTGGCCGCTGCGCCTGCTCGCCCGCTTCGACGCACGGGATCACTTCGGCGGCGACGAGCCGACGGTGCGGGCCGGCCTGGAGAAGTTCCTGGCCGCCAGGGGCGTCGACCTCGCGGGCGGGAGTGTGCTGATGCTCGCCCACGCCCGGGTCCTCGGCTATGTCTTCAACCCGCTCACCGTCTACTGGTGCAACGACGCCGATGGCCGCCCGCTGTGTGTCGTCGCAGAGGTGCACAACACCTATGGCGAACGGCACTGCTACCTCCTGCGCCCCGACGCCTCCGGCCAGGACACGGTCGGGAAGGAGTTCTACGTCTCGCCGTTCTTCCCGGTGGACGGCGACTACCGGATGCGGCTGCCGCGGCCGGGCGAGCGGCTGAATCTCACGGTCCATCTGGAGCGTGCGGGCACCCGGCCGTTCACCGCGACCGTCAGTGGCGAGCGCCGGGAGGTCACACCGGCCGTGCTGCTGCGGGCGGCACTGCGCCACCCCTGGCCCGCCCTGGCCGCATCGGCGGCCATCCGTATCCATGGCATCCGCCTCTACCTGCGCGGACTTCCCGTGCAGCCCCGTCCCCGTCACCGGCCTCAGGAGGGCATGAAGTGA
- a CDS encoding class I SAM-dependent methyltransferase, whose translation MTVSTETTGCPGSAGSPGPAPAVPDAPRTAVDAGRWPDVARLPRASWLRTAVAERIVRKALGALPLRVRLGATQTLGLGGPLMVVHDPRAFFRRIGAGGLIGFGESYMAGEWEAGDLVGVLAVLAERAASLIPAPLQKLRAVWASKQPAAQRNTPEGSRENISHHYDLSNDLFALFLDETLSYSSALFRGFPADHTLLAAAQHRKIDRLLDQAAVGPGTRLLEIGTGWGELAVRAAERGATVLTVTLSREQRDLAVERIRAAGVEDRVTVEIRDYRTVRGGYDAIVSVEMIEAVGAEFWPEYFKTLDRLLAPGGRVALQAITMPHDRMLASRDTFTWIQKYIFPGGLLPSTEAIEQTAADHTDLRVSGRDTFGPHYAETLRLWRERFEEQAPQVAALGFDETFRRLWTFYLAYSEAGFRSGYLDVQHVLLTKEETSR comes from the coding sequence GTGACCGTCTCCACGGAAACCACTGGTTGCCCCGGATCCGCAGGCTCACCGGGACCGGCCCCCGCTGTCCCGGACGCACCGCGCACCGCGGTCGACGCCGGGCGGTGGCCGGACGTGGCGCGACTCCCGCGCGCCTCATGGCTGCGTACGGCCGTGGCCGAGCGCATCGTCCGCAAGGCACTCGGAGCCCTCCCGCTGCGGGTGCGTCTTGGCGCCACGCAGACACTCGGTCTCGGCGGTCCGCTGATGGTGGTGCACGACCCGAGGGCGTTCTTCCGGCGGATCGGCGCGGGCGGACTCATTGGATTCGGCGAGTCCTACATGGCGGGCGAATGGGAGGCCGGCGACCTGGTCGGCGTGCTGGCCGTGCTCGCCGAACGCGCGGCGAGCCTGATTCCCGCCCCGCTCCAGAAGCTTCGCGCGGTCTGGGCGAGCAAGCAGCCCGCGGCGCAGCGCAACACCCCCGAGGGATCACGCGAGAACATCAGCCACCACTACGACCTCTCCAACGATCTGTTCGCGCTCTTCCTGGACGAGACCCTGTCGTACTCATCGGCGCTCTTCCGCGGCTTCCCGGCCGATCACACCCTGCTGGCAGCCGCACAGCACCGCAAGATCGACCGGTTGCTCGACCAGGCCGCGGTCGGGCCGGGTACCCGGCTCCTTGAGATCGGTACCGGCTGGGGTGAACTGGCCGTTCGCGCCGCGGAACGCGGGGCGACGGTGCTCACCGTGACGCTCTCCCGGGAGCAGCGCGATCTGGCCGTGGAACGTATCCGCGCCGCGGGTGTCGAGGACCGGGTGACCGTGGAGATCCGCGACTACCGCACGGTGCGCGGTGGTTACGACGCCATCGTGAGTGTCGAGATGATCGAGGCCGTCGGCGCCGAATTCTGGCCCGAGTACTTCAAAACGCTCGACCGGCTGCTGGCGCCGGGCGGGCGGGTCGCCCTCCAGGCGATCACCATGCCGCACGACCGGATGCTGGCCAGCAGGGACACCTTCACCTGGATCCAGAAGTACATCTTCCCCGGCGGCCTGCTGCCTTCCACCGAGGCGATCGAGCAGACCGCCGCGGACCACACCGACCTGCGCGTCAGCGGGCGCGACACCTTCGGGCCGCACTACGCGGAGACCCTCAGGCTCTGGCGTGAACGGTTCGAGGAGCAGGCCCCGCAGGTCGCCGCACTCGGTTTCGACGAGACCTTCCGGCGGCTGTGGACCTTCTATCTCGCCTACTCCGAAGCGGGCTTCCGCTCCGGCTATCTGGACGTGCAGCACGTGCTGCTGACCAAGGAGGAAACCTCCCGATGA